One genomic window of Campylobacter fetus subsp. fetus includes the following:
- the rpsI gene encoding 30S ribosomal protein S9 — MATTYATGKRKTAVAKVWVKPGSGKIIINGMDLNTWLGGHEAIKLKVVQPLLVTKQETSIDITATTIGGGYSAQAEALRHGISRALAAIDADFRAALKPQGLLTRDSRVVERKKCGRRKARRSPQFSKR, encoded by the coding sequence ATGGCAACAACATACGCAACAGGTAAAAGAAAAACAGCAGTTGCTAAAGTTTGGGTAAAACCAGGTAGTGGCAAAATCATAATAAATGGTATGGATCTAAATACTTGGCTTGGCGGACACGAAGCTATTAAGCTAAAAGTTGTTCAACCTCTTCTTGTTACTAAACAAGAGACGTCTATAGATATTACTGCTACAACTATTGGCGGAGGTTACTCTGCTCAAGCAGAAGCTTTAAGACACGGAATTTCAAGAGCTTTAGCTGCTATTGATGCTGATTTTAGAGCCGCACTTAAACCACAAGGTCTTCTTACTAGAGATAGTCGTGTTGTTGAGCGTAAAAAATGCGGACGTAGAAAAGCAAGACGTAGTCCACAATTCTCA
- the rplM gene encoding 50S ribosomal protein L13, with amino-acid sequence MTNITKPSEVKRDWIVLDAAGKRFGRLLTEAATYLRGKHKPGFTPNVDCGDYVIIINASKAEFTGANKAEAKLYHRHSGYFGSVKSEKFGDLLVNKPEKLYKLAVRGMLPKTKLGKEMLKKLKVYAGNEHPHTAQIAKEGK; translated from the coding sequence ATGACAAATATAACTAAGCCAAGCGAAGTTAAACGCGATTGGATCGTTCTTGATGCTGCTGGAAAGAGATTTGGTAGATTACTAACAGAAGCTGCAACTTACCTCCGTGGCAAACATAAACCGGGATTTACGCCAAACGTTGATTGCGGTGATTATGTGATTATCATCAATGCAAGTAAAGCCGAGTTCACGGGTGCAAACAAAGCTGAAGCTAAATTGTATCACAGACATTCGGGCTATTTCGGCAGTGTTAAAAGTGAAAAATTCGGTGATTTATTAGTAAATAAACCAGAAAAACTTTATAAATTAGCGGTTCGCGGTATGCTTCCAAAGACAAAACTCGGAAAAGAAATGCTTAAAAAACTTAAAGTTTATGCGGGCAATGAACACCCACATACTGCACAAATAGCTAAAGAAGGAAAATAA